The following DNA comes from Pongo pygmaeus isolate AG05252 chromosome 9, NHGRI_mPonPyg2-v2.0_pri, whole genome shotgun sequence.
TCCTTGTTTGCTGGAATTAGAATGCTAATGTCCTAGTATTATTCCAAACTATAGTATTATATTGCTTGTTGCTAGTGGATTAGAGAGATTCTTTTCTTACTGTGGCTTCCATGTTGGGAGCAGAAGCTTTTCATCCTGGTCACATGAAGACAGATAGTATTATTGACTGgagttgaattatttttatatcttgtcTGGCACAATATGGAAATTACTGAAATAAGACCATGTATAATGGAATTAACACCCAAAATAAGTAGAACACTGAAGATTTGAATTTGATATTTAAGTAAAAtgggactgggtgcagtggcttaggcttgtaatcccaaccctttggaaggtaaagatgggaggatcacttgaggccaggagttcaagaccagcctgggcaacatagaatgcatctctacaaaaaataaaaaaaattagctaggcatagtacctgaggccaggaggtccaGGCCGCAATGAGTTgtgtttgtgccattgcacacctgtctgggtgacagggagagaccctgtctcaaaaacaaattaaataatatgtcttCATAtataaattaagctaattaaaaatatttttccctgtatttatttaatattttctaatctgAACCTATATACAGTTGACTAATTCATTCTTAGAAATGTGTTATCTGTAATCTTTCCTAAACAGAGTAACCCACAAGAATcatgcactttttaaaattatttctaagaagCCATAACAAAGCTGTGTACTAATAAAGACTGCAGCAAGCACTTGTGTTATTTAAATTATGTAAGTAGATTGTCATTTGTCAGGCTCCTGTACGTTTACATAGCatgttatattaataataaatgtaaagtatGACTAAAGTTTTcattggaacagaatgtagacAGGAGGTTTATTGTGAGCATTTTGCAGAAAGGTGTGGAGTAAGTAAAGTGTTGGATGCATTGAACAATTCaactcttttttccatttataacatAACCAGAGAATATGGACACAAATTACTGTTAAACTTACACATTACTCCTAGATATGATGCAACCATATGGGTTAAAGAGATGgtcgggctgggcgcggtggctcacgcctgtaatcccagcactttgggaggccaaggcgggtggatcacgaggtcaggagatcaagactatcctggttaacacggtgaaaccccgtctctactaaaaatacaaaaaaattagctgggcatggtggctggcgcctgtagtcccagctactcgggtggctgaggcaggagaatggcgtgaacccgggagctggagcttgcagtgagccaagatcatgccactgcactccagcctgggcgacagagcgagactccgtctcaaaaagaaaaaaaagagattgtcAGGGAAAGGAGAATTCTTAGAATTCTGGGAAGTTTGGAAAACCTTCCCACTAGCATAATTTGCCTTTGGGCCGTATTGGATTATATTGAAATGTGCGTCTATACTGAGATAAGGGTGAGAGTCCCCGTCCACTGTCAGCACAGTGACTACAAGAAGGCCCAGAGGAAGTCCTGTGACAAGCAGACAGCATGAACTGGCACAATTGTGCAATCATTTCCTCACAGACCTTCTCAAGGCACAGCAATTCTCATTTGATAAAGGGTATGGAGAGAAATTTCTAatataacaaacaaaaacaaatcttgtcacttgaatttattttccaaggcaaacaaacaaaaatcaccttCATGAtattagatgaaaaaaaaaaatctccttcagTTAAACATTTAAACTTGCAGTCTATTTGGGTATTAGTTTTTAAATAGAACTTGTATCTTTCTTTCGCGTCCCTGAAAGTTCTAGGCAGATTGTGATTCATTGTTGCCTCCCTTTCGCTTTTGTTTACAGATCTGACCGCTGTTTTACAGGGCATCAAAGTGGCTGAGAGCTTGTGTTCTGAGGCTGACTGCCTTGGTTTGAATAACTGCTCTCTCTTTTGCTTCATGACCTTGGGAAGTTCCTTTGTGTTTCTAAGTTTTagtgttctcatctgtagaatggggatgaTAGTAGCTCTGATTCAGGGTATTttgaggattagatgagataatAGCACAAAGAAAGAGTGAGGTGTTAGAGCTCCTCTTTAGGGAGAATTAAAGGAGAAGGAAATGTAGGGCACAGTGCCTGTGATATAGCGTATAGGTAATAATGTTAGCTATTGTTAGAAAGGTTTGGAATGTCGTTGTTGGACCTGGTAGTTATCAGACCCATAGACATTGGATTTACATGAGCCAGAGACAGTGGGAAGACGAAAATTGAAATTAATAATTTCCTTGCATGTGTTAAATTTGTGACTGCCCTGGTCAAGGCTGAAAACCTTGTAGTAGTCAtccttgcctcttcctcctcctctacccTCACTTCTAATTACTAGGTACATACTCTCAATTCTACCTTGCTGGTGTTTTCCATTAGTcgtttttttcccattgtctctTGCCACCAGCTCACGTTCTCATTATTTCTTGCCTAGACTATtgccacagtctttttttttttttttttttttttgagacggagtttcgctcttgttgcccaggctggagtgcaatggtgtcatcttggctcacagcaacctccgtctcccaggttcaagcgattctcctgcctcagcctcctgagtagctgggattacaggcatgtgcaaccacacccagctaattttgttgtttatttatttattactatttttagtagagacggggtttctccatgttggtcaggctggtctggaactcctgacttcaggtgatccgcctgccttggcctcctaaagtgcttggattacaggcgtgagccactgcgcctggcccattacAGCAGTCTTAAGTGACCTTCCTCTCTTCACCTCTAACCACTGACATCCCATCACTGCCACCAGTTCATCTCAGcacaataaatcaataaatgtaaacaatCTTAGATCTATtaagaggtgacagcgtgctggcgaccctcgcagccctcgctcgctctcggtgcctcctcggcctcggccCCCACTCTGGCGCcatttgaggagcccttcagcccgccgctgcactgtgggagcccctttctgggctggccaaggctgcagccggctccctcagcttgcggggaggtgtggagggagaggtgcaggcaggaaccggggctgcacgcggtgcttgcgggccagcgcgagttccaggtgggcatgggctcagcgggccctgcactcggagcagccagccGGCTCAgccggccctgggcagtgaggggcttagcacctgggccagcatctgctgtgctcaatttcttgCGGGGCCTTAGTTGCCTTCCcctggggcagggcttgggacctgcagcccgccatgcctgagcctccccccgaCTCTGTGGGTTCCTGTGCTCCTGTGCGGCtcaagcctccccgacgagcaccgccccctgctccaggtcgcccagtcccattgaccacccaagggctgaggagtgcgggcacatggcgcgggactggcaggcagctccacctgcggcccggtgcgggatccactgggtgaagccagctgggctcctgtgtctggtggggacttggagaacatttatgtctagctaagggattgtaaatacaccaatcggcactctgtatctagctcaaggtttgtaaacacaccaatcagcatcctgtgtctagctcagggtttgtgaatgcaccaatcgacactgtatctagctactctggtggggacttggagaacctttatgtctagctaagggactgtaaatacaccaatcggcattctgtatctagctaaactagtggggatgtggagaacttttgtgtctagctcagggattgtaagcacaccaatcagcaccctgtcaaaacggaccaatcagctctctgtaaaatggaccaatcagcaggatgtgggtggggccagataagagactaaaagcaggctgcccaagctaGCGGTGGCAACCTGCTGGCATGCGCTTCcatactgtggaagctttgttcgttcactctttgcaataaatcttgctgctgctcactctttgggtccacaatgcctttatgagctgtaacactcaccgcaaaggtctgcagcttcactcctgaagccagcgagaccacaaacccaccgggaggagcaaacaactccagacgctcCACTTTAAGAGCTGTAATGCTCACCACGAAGGTCCATAGCTTCACTcttgagccagcgagaccatgaacccaccagcaaagaaactccgaacacatccaaacatcagaaggaacattCTGGACATGCCacttttaagaactgtaacacttaaacactcaccgtgagggtctgtggcttcattcttgaagtcagtaagaccaagaacccaccaattctggacacactgtCACCCAGTCAGGTGATTCACAAACCTGGCTCCATATCAGAATCACCTcaggagcttgttaaaaatacaattgtgggccaggcatggtggctcacacttgtaatcccagcactttgggaggccaaggtgggtggatcacctgaggtcaggagttcaagaccagcctggtcaacatagtgaaaccccgtctctactaaaatacaacaaaaatttagccgggcatggtggtgggtgcctgtagtcccagctacttgtgaggctgaggcaggagaatcacttgaacccaggaggtggaggttgcagtgagctgagattgcaccactgctctccagcttgggccacacagcaagactgttaaaaaaaaaaaaaaattagctgggcatggtggcacacacctgtagtcccagctactcaggaggctgagacacgagaatctcttgaatccgggaggcggaggttgcagtgagctgagatggcaccacggcactccagcctgggtgacagagtgagagtctgtctcaaaaaaaaaaaaaaaaaatacaattggtAGAGACCCTGCCCCAAACCTGAAAACTGTAGATCAAgggactaatttatttttatttttattttatttcatttttgagacagagtcttgctctgtcacccaggctggagtgcaatgacacgatctcatctcactgcaacctcctggtttcaagcgattctcctgcctcagcctaccaagtagctgggattacaggtgtgcgccaccaagcctgactaatttttgtatttttagtaaaggtggggtttcaccatgttggccaggctggtctccaactccagacctcaattaatctgcccgcctgggcctcccgaagtgctgggattacaggcgtgagccactgtgcccagtctcaaCGGACTAATTTAACCTCCCTCAACTTGCCATCGACCCCCACACTGTTCTGAGATTTAGATAGAGTCATCCTCGTGTATAGATGCACCACAGCCCCTGAGAAAGAGTGTTTATCTTGCTCTCATGGGAAGTTAATTGCAGATGCACTGCCAGGATCTTTGTCTTCTTGGGGCACAGTTATGCCACTTCCCAGTCAGAAACTTTCAGCGCCTCCCCTCTGTTTTCAGAGTACAGCCCAAGCCCTTGGGCTTGGCATTTACGGACTTCCATGAtctattttcaaactttttctcAGTTTCAGAGCCCAAGTTTGTCCCTTGTCCTGGGTCCTCCGTTCCTTGCATATGTTCTGCACTTTGCTCTTTTTGCATATGTTCCTGTTCAACTCTGGCGTGGCTTTTCACCCATTGCCCACCTGCTGAAATTTTCTTAGGATTCTGTCCACCTCACATGGATGTGAAGGCTGTATAATTGTCAGAACCCTGAGCTTATGAGGGCCCCCCACTTGGTTTAATGTTCTGCTTTCACtgttttgaaattcttaataattgatGGACAAGGGTCCCCACATTTTTTCCCGTTTTAGCTTCTCAACAagtccctactttttttttttttttttttttttgcagtagtTCCTACAGATTAGGTAGGAGCTCCTGACTGCCACAATAGATCTAGGGTAGAGgctgagattttgcatttctgacaagatCCCAGGCAATGCTGATGCCTTTGGTCCTTggatcacactttgagtagcaagggtcAGTCTGAAGTATGGTAGAACCAATAACTTGGAAGGAACCTGAAAGACAGTATGGAGCTGAAGTCCCTGGCAGCTGAAATACTCATCACAAACTGTTAAGTGAGACATAAATTTGTATATTCCTTAACATTCTGTATTTTGGAGTATCTTTGTTAAAGCAAGTTAGCCTTACCCTACTAAAGGAAGTGAAGGAGAGCAGGTCTCACAGGTCTTTCTGTCCTTTTCTAATTTGGAAAAAGCCTATGAGGTGTGCAATGGGAACTTGGCTCTGAGTGGGTCAAACATAAGCTTATGCTCTCTGGTTCGCTTCCTCCAGTGCTGGTGGGGGCTGACTGGAATGGCCTTTCTGATCTGAGGGGTTGGAGACTGATTTTGAAAGAAGTCTTCTTAGACTTCTAGCCCAGACCATGCAGTGCAGCCCAACTTACCAGAGTTCTGCTTTGAAGTTTGGGGCCAAACCCCAACCAACAATAGAGTGCTGGTCATTGTCCTCAGAACTTATCTCCATTGGGGACCTTGTGGGTTTGATTGGGCATAAAATTCATATAGTCCTTGTATCCCCTAACCATAAAGGCCATCatattaccctcattttaccCCAACCTCTAACAAAGTACCTATgttgtaagaaaacaaaaacaagttatttcAAGCAAAAGATTATGTAGTGTGTTACGATCTTGTTGCTAGGAATGTCACCATGTCCCTAAACCTATTAAAGCCCCATAGCATCCCTAAATTCCTTCAGTGTCTTATGGAGCACTGTGCTCCAAATCATGTACCCCCTGGGAGTGGCATCTGTGTGGGATCACAAGGGTTATGGCAGATTTCATTAGTCCATGGTGGTTtacatttctctgtctctcccagtcGCCCTGCCTCTTTCCCCATCTTGGCTACCCAGTATAGTTTCTTCTTGTCTCTTTTATTCTCAGTCTAagatccagtccattcctttgttCCCAAGTGAACTTGCTGTGTCCAGATCTTACTTTCAAAAAGCAAAGCTTTGCACTGTGTATCAGATGCAGCCTATCAACTACTTCAGACCTGCTGgccccctcctctttctccagcCACTGCTACAGCGATGAGTTCCACCATAGGCTTTAATTCATTTCACGCAGGTACAATCTGGCAGCACCTTGCTTTGGGTCTGCTCCGTGGACCTTCTACTTCCCACTCCAGGTAAACCCGCTGGACACCATGTGTGCATAGCCAACAAATGCAGAAAAATTAACAATGGTGGGGCCCCCTTTGACCAAAGGGAGATGGAAGCCAGTTGCTAGGTGCCTTTCATTTTGGACTCCTGTTGGAGAGCACTGAGACACTTTTTATGATGTTCCTCTGAAGGTCCCAGTGGCGTCAGTTATGTGGCTCTTATGCATGGCCAGCTGTATAATGTGTCCCTGTATTGGCCTTGCTCCTCCCTGTTTTACTCCACTGTCTCACTCCTGCTGCCCATGTTCATTCCCCAAATAAAATACCTACACACAAGACTTTGTTTCCGCTTTCTTTTCAGGAGAATCCATGCTAAGAATTGTGGAAAGGTGGCGGAGGTGGGAAGCGGGTGCAGTGGGAAGAGTCTGCTATTCTTTGAGGCTTTATCACATAGACTTAGTCTGTTATCTAAGTTGAGGGTGTATTAGGTAAGAAACAGTAGTTACCCAGTCATCATTGCAGGCTGGGTCTTCTCTCTCCACACGACTTGCTTCCTTTTCCTCCCACTTTGATGTCCTCCACATCTGTTCAGCAGAGCTCCCTGACCCTACCTGCAGATGCAGCACAACTTATGGCGTGGTATAGGAACTACTGAAGGATCCTCAACCTCTAGTCTCTAGGCAAGCCTCCAACTACACTCTGGGGTACTAGGGAGAGTGGCATATCCACACTTATTCAATAGCGAGAGACCCAAAGGCGTTGCTTCTGATCAAGGAACtaattttacaaaaaatgaaGTATGACGGGGTCGCATGCTTATGGAATTCACTGCTCTTACCATGTTCCCTATCTTCCTGAAGAAGAGAGGAGGTCTCCACTGCTGAATCTCTTGTCCCTGTTCAGTGTATCACAGGTTCTGGAGTCAGACAAACAAGCCTGCAGTCTTGGCTCTGCACCTGTTACATGTGTGACCTTGGAGAAGACCTGAGCACATACCTCTAAGCCTGTTTATCCAACTGAGAACATCAAAGGCTTCTCTGCAGTGTCAATCAGATAAATCATGTAAAGTATAGGACACAGTCTTGCAATTGCAATGTAAAAGATGGCAGTGATTCTAGTTACTATTCACTGGCGTTCCATATTCCAGCAGAGTTTGGACTGCCACTAGTGTGTGCCTGTATTGAGGCTCTTATTGTGTTGTGTCTACCTACATATCTCACTTTCTCTTTAGAACAATAAACATTGTCAAATGACAATGAGTGAGACTAATGTATCTTGTGAACAGTTACACAGGACAATAGAAATGAAAGTGTTTTTATGAACTGTTCAAATGCTAGTTATGTTACAGGGGCTTCCAGTCCAGCAGGGGAACTGACATACAAAACCAGTTCTGAGAGTAGGGGGTAAAGATGAACCAGCAGGTGTGAACAAAGTGCTTGGGAGCCACAAACTCTGCCCCAGAGTGTGGTTCATGGCTACTGGGAAGGCTCTTCAAGGAAGTGGAATTTTTGTCTGGACATGAATTCTAAGTCAGTGAAAAGAAAGATGAGGGAAACAAATGGGAGAGCCATTCTTTAGGGAGAATaaagagaaactttaaaaattgggTCAGTCAGAAGCAGGGTGATGtccctaaaaataataataataaaataagaaaataaaattttaaaatgagatcagGAGTAGGGGCTAGTGTTGGTGAGATTAATGTATCAGTTGCCAGGACTCTTGGGATGAGGCTTTCCAAAGCCTCATGGAAACATCATTGAAGACAAGGCCAGGAGGTCGAGAAGGGGGCAGGACACAACTGACAGGGCAGTGAAGAGATCTGGGCATACAGAGGCCTGGGAATAGCAATAAAATGACTGGTGAGGCCTCTGCATGACCAGGGAGAGGGGGTGGGTGAGCGATGTGATACAATTGATCGACGTAGCCACAGGTATAAAAGGAAGGGTTTAACATAGAGAGTTATTAATGGCTAACATGAGATTAGCTACTAAGGgataaaaaacacagaaagaaataaattcgGGAAAGGGCTCCTCACAAGGCTGAGATTAAATCTTGCGGGAGAGTGTGTGGCTGTAGCCACTGGGTGGCAGGAAGCTTTTGCTGGGTGCCACAAGCCAAAGCTGACAAGTAAGGAGCTCTCCATTGAGGTGCTGGCAAAACGTGCCGGGGTGCAGTTGAACTCACTGGTAATGTGGCTGGGGTTCCTACAAACTCACTGGGCAGCTGCTCACATGAGGCAAGGGGTGGGATGCTGCTGAAGCCCCTGGGATCCTGTGGGGGTGGCCACTGAACTCATCATGCCCTTGCCTCAGGGATGCCCAGTGTGCCCAGGAGTTGTCTCCCACCCACCAAGGCTCCACCTTCACCTAGATGTGCATGGATCGCCCCTTCATACTAAACAGGCAGTCTATACCACAAGGAATAACACAGTTTCCACAAATTCCACTTCTTAAGTATTTATTAGATACCTATTGTGTGCCCTCTCCCAGCTTTGTATCCCTGCCCTGAGGGCCTCACAGCCAGGTCTCCTGAGAGCAGAGTGAAGAGGCTCAGTATTTATCAGGCAGGCCAGCAGGTCGGAAGTGATTGGGGTCTTTGCCACTCCTGCCCCATTCATTGGCAGCCTGATCAGCCAGCGTGTCCTCCGCACCATGGCCTGTGAGTCTCTGGAAATGCTGTCTGGCATCACTTTAATCAAGGCAAGCAAGAAGGAGATTAATCATCAGGCCAATGAGCAACAGCCCACCCTCCCATTCTCCCCGTTCCAAGGGAGGGCTCAGAGAGGAGCCCAGAAAGACCAAGGAAGGAGGGGTGAAAACACTGACCCTGCCTGGGCACTGCCCCACTCAGCCAGTCTGGGCACCCCTAGGCTGGATGAACAGCACCCAGAGAGGGAGGGTGAGGAATCACTCACTCCTACCATCCACTCAGACCCTCACACTGagcacagaggcagagagagggcaaGAAGAG
Coding sequences within:
- the LOC129007229 gene encoding serum amyloid A-1 protein-like, with translation MWRAYSDMREANYINSDKYFHARGNYDAAKRGPGGAWAAEVISDARQHFQRLTGHGAEDTLADQAANEWGRSGKDPNHFRPAGLPDKY